The DNA segment TCTGCCGTGTCGAAGAGGGTACTCGAGGCCCCGCCCATGGTGGTCAGCGCCCGGGCATAGGTATCGAAAATGCTCCTACAAATCCCATTCACAAGCCAGGCGAAAAGCCAAGCGGAAAACCAATCGATCCCCCCTGTGCCAAATCGCCTGAAGGCAATCACCAAGTACCAACTCAAAAACCAGATCAAGATAAACCTATTAAAGATCCCGGATTTTTAAGACCGCTAATTCCAGGCAAGGGTCCCGAGATGAAATTCCCGTACAAAGCTACAAACTAGAAAAGCTATAAATACTGCTGCAATTTAGCAGCATTGAAACCGTTGCCTCTAGCAAAACACCCCAAAGAACAGAGCTCAAGCTAAAAAACAACGCCACGTTGCAAAAATTGCAATGTGGCGTTGTTTTTACTCTCGAGATAAATCCACCTCTCGGTGTATTATGAGACACACATTAGTGAGTATCAGCCGTGAACTACTACGAGCACGCCGACTGCAAAAACATTCCCCATAAAACGATCCGCGACATGCAAGACCGCTCCTGGACGATGCGTCTTCTGCATCTAGCACTAACGTGCCCTGATGATGTCGACGAGCAAGAAGAAGAAGAAGAAGAAGAAGAAGAAGAAGAAGCAGCTGGAGCCGGAGTCAGCGATGATGATAGTAATCAACTAGAGGAAATAATTGACACTCTAGCAGAACTCGATGATCCACGGACCCTGTCACCACTCACATTAATACTGGAAGACTGCACTGCTGCAACATTTTTAAGAAACAGAGCCAGCGATATCCTTTGCCTCCTTACCACGGCAGAAACCGCCCAAGATAGGCGGAGATGGTGGGCTTCTGGTGACAAAGTTTTGATGGATCATGCGGTGAGAGTATTTGAAAGGACCGAATCAGATCTGATACTACCCATAGCTAGTAATCCCAATCACCCATATCACGGCAACGCAATAGGACGTCTACAATTCGGATTCGAAGAACCTCAGTTTCAAGCAATCAAGATCGCGGCAATGCAGCATCCAGACCCTGTTGTACGTGAATGCGCAGCACATGTGCTTTTATGGGACCAACCAGTCGACGCAGAAGAAGGGCTAATACAACTAGCCCAGAGTAGTGATGAAGGAGCCGCAGAAGAGGCGCTGACAGCTCTTGGCTATTACGATAGTCAATCAGCGCTAAGTGGATTAGTCAAATTTGACATTACAGCCAAAAGCAAGGAGCACCAGTCACGGTACCGCAATGCCATCACCGAAATAGCTGAGTCAGCGTTTTATATACTTGAGCAACTGGAAGAAAGAGAAGGTGCCACTGCAGTAAGACTCTTTAAAGAATGGCTAGAACCGATAAATTTGACACTCAATAAAATAACTGAAGAAAAGCCTGCAAAAGAAATCTCCAAAGATAAAAACACAGAGAACTTTGAAGTCCAACGAACAACTGAGGCGAATATACTGCCTCCGATAAGCGAAATCCTAGACAGATTCAAAAACCCAGATAGAAGTCTGGGAGACGAATACAATTACATAAAGTCTATAAATTGGAAAGCCTATAGCAAGGATGACAAAGGAAGTTTAATTGAGTGTTTTAGCACGCACACTGACTGGTCTGTCAGGGACACTGGATGCACTATATTGGCGCAACTTGATGCCGGCTATGCGATGAAGGTACTCCTGGACGACCCAATTTTTATCGTGCGCAAGTCAGCTGGTTACAACATCAAGGATGTTACGCCCGACGCACAAATCGCCGACCGCCTCTGGTCAATGATAGCATGCGAATATACAGCGGGTTGCCACGCCAGTGAATTAATCGATAGCTATATAAAACACGCTAAGGATGCTGGACTCAATGACCGACTGCTCAACCTGGCACAATCAGACTTAAGAGAGAGTATACGACATGCAGCTATTAGAAACCTATCCGCTCGCAAAGCGATAAAACATATCGAGCAGCTTATTCCTATACTCTATGCAAATCCTTTAGCAAATTGGGGCGTGCACACGATATTGCTGGCTGCCTGTGTAGACCTCGGACTAACACTACCGAACATAGAACCATTAACAAGGATCGATTCTACGTGTGTCCAAGCAGAACTAGCGCGATATAAGGCGAGACAACTCAATCGATAAACTCGATAGAGTGTGCCACCACAACAATCTATCAGTGAGCCAAGTTAGCTACATTACGAGACGGAGTATCTACTGCAGAGTTTGGTCTAAATCTACTATCAAGAGTTGCGGTCGTCAGTGGTACCCAATAACGATTCGGACCCACCACGAGATTGTTGCGACGGATGTCACCTATCAACCCGAGTTCATCTCGACTTGCCCCGTTAGCTGCTCGTCTCAACTCATAGCTCCGCAGACTAGGTACTATCAATTATATTGGAGCTACTACCACAATCATGTGCTAGTAAGCTGCATACGGAGATAGCACGTTGCGCTCAGCCCGGGGCAATTGTATGTGTGCGTTCAATTTTTGGCAGACGCCGCTTGGTGTTTAAGACAGAATCAATATCAGAAGCAAAAGCGGGTCATCCGGCTGATGCGACTGCTGCTCTTGGTGCCTCAAACAAAGAAGCCAATGATACGGGAGTAACAACAGCAACGGGACATCAATGCAAATCAGTGCTGGACAAAGGTCTTAGTGATAGAGCCGAGCAAATGGACCGCAGCCTGTTTTGCAACTTTACGAGATCTATAGGTGTGAACCTCAGTGACAGAATTACTTGTCGTCA comes from the Candidatus Obscuribacter sp. genome and includes:
- a CDS encoding HEAT repeat domain-containing protein is translated as MNYYEHADCKNIPHKTIRDMQDRSWTMRLLHLALTCPDDVDEQEEEEEEEEEEEAAGAGVSDDDSNQLEEIIDTLAELDDPRTLSPLTLILEDCTAATFLRNRASDILCLLTTAETAQDRRRWWASGDKVLMDHAVRVFERTESDLILPIASNPNHPYHGNAIGRLQFGFEEPQFQAIKIAAMQHPDPVVRECAAHVLLWDQPVDAEEGLIQLAQSSDEGAAEEALTALGYYDSQSALSGLVKFDITAKSKEHQSRYRNAITEIAESAFYILEQLEEREGATAVRLFKEWLEPINLTLNKITEEKPAKEISKDKNTENFEVQRTTEANILPPISEILDRFKNPDRSLGDEYNYIKSINWKAYSKDDKGSLIECFSTHTDWSVRDTGCTILAQLDAGYAMKVLLDDPIFIVRKSAGYNIKDVTPDAQIADRLWSMIACEYTAGCHASELIDSYIKHAKDAGLNDRLLNLAQSDLRESIRHAAIRNLSARKAIKHIEQLIPILYANPLANWGVHTILLAACVDLGLTLPNIEPLTRIDSTCVQAELARYKARQLNR